attattaattaccagttagtaatcctatgactaggaactatttaagtttagagttatcatcttttaagtctcactattatgatctcatcataatccataaaaagctttactctaaactatggtatatcttatttaaacacttaaatagataaagcccgtaataaaaacaaaacaagtcttttattaatatcaatgaaatcaaaacagattacacaggaagttattcctaaatcctaatacatgattggacttaggacatattcctttcaaggaGTTCATCTTCGTCCGGGGCTGGGACCTGGAGTTTATGCCTTTGTACaaaattactttaaaaaataACATGTTCCCATCCGAGCGGCTCGGTGGAGATGCCTAGTGAAGCTGTATGATTTTGTGGTTGCTCTTGGAGCCCAGTGGACCCGGGATACCTTTTTTAAAAACCAAACATTGTTTAATGTTGGTTGTAAGTGCTTTACATTAGTAGTTTTTTCCTTGTACTTTTCTTGATGTTTATCTTTGCCCTGGTGCTTCTTTTTAAAACCGTTGTTCCTTGTGCAGGTCTTCCCTTCCTTAACCTTTTCCATCACGCTATGTCGCAATAATTCAAGGATTTGGCCGGAAGGTTCAAGAAGATCGGTGGCGTTGTGCAGTTGGACTCGGGAAAGAAGACAGCTGGGGTGGGTAGTGGCTCTCAGGCCCAGGATGCTGGTTCCTCGGGAAATAGTGTAAGGCAAAGTGCCCCGGTGGTTACTACACCTATTGTCCCAGAGCCCGAGGAGGTTGAGGTGCTGAAGTTGGACGAGGAAGAGGTTGGAACTTTGAATCCTCGCAAGAGGAAGGCTGTGGAGGAAGTTGCTGGTGGTTCCGGAACCCCCCAACGTAGGAGGGTTTCTGCTTCAGGCCCTACCGAGGAGGAGAGCCAAAAGTTGGTGGAGGAGGATGTGTTGAAGAACCTCTTAGCCCGGATGACGTTGGATGATCGCCGGAGTGAGATGTTTGAGAACTATGCCACCCCTGCTGACTTCGATTAATATGCCAAGGAGGATCTGGATaccttccttgatcatctggttCTGGATGTTTCAGAGGTAAGACTGTTCTCTTATTATTTTCCTTCCTATCTTTGCATTAGTACTGAGTCGTTTATTTTCAGGCCAACGCTCGGATCAGAGGCTGTTCCACCATTCTTTATAATTACCGCATAAGGGAGGCCAAGAATAAAGCCGCGGTGAAGGAGCTGTCTAAGGAGAAGGAAACATTCACCAAGTACCGGGAGGTGAAGGAGAGGGAGTCCTGTGAGCATAAGAAGGCTGTTGCTGAGGCGGTGAAAGCTCGGGAGGCTGCGGAGCAGGTGGTTGGATCCCTCCGGGCGGAGGTGGAGAACTTGAAGAAAGAGCTTGCTGCCAGGCCCCGGGCAGAGGAGGTGCTTGAGTCCTTCCGGGGTACCCCAGCTTACTACGAGGAGCTCAACAACAAGATCTTTGAGAAGGTCAATATTTGTTGGGACATTGCTTTTGCTTATCTGGCTGAGAATCCGGGTGGTGATATGGACGAATTCATAGAGCTGTACCTCACAGAAGAGCTCCGTCATGAAGAAGCCAAAGCTGCTGAGACGGGTACTTCCGGGGCATAGCAGCCTCCGCCTCCCGAAGAGGGCCGCGAGAGGACTCCTCCCGAGAACTGAAGAATGAAGACCCAGGCTTTGTGCCTTGTAATTTGTTTTTCATAGTTTGCTGTCATTTCAGAATTAGCCCTTATGGCTTTTAGACTTGTTATTTGGATTTCGTATAACTCTGGTTTAAATTTGTCCCGGGGCCTGGTTTTCCTCGGGAATGTATGTAAATATATTTCCATTTCCGTATCTGGTTTTCGATGTCTTGTGTTTGAAATTTTTTCTAAGTACGCATGGTTTATGTACTGGTCCCCGGGatggggtttaaaattttaactggataaaatttttctaagtacacatggtttgtgtaatggtccccgggatggagtttaaaattttaactgaataaaatttttgtaagtacacatggtttgtgttatggtccccgggatggggtttaaaattttaactggATAAAATTTTtgtaagtacacatggtttgtattatggtccccgggatggggtttaaaattttaactgaataaattTTGTAATATGGCGACAGTAATCATGTGACAACGAGATTATTCAGAGCTATGGGGTGCTCGAAGCAAAGTTTTCATTTAAATCATAATAAAGCAAAAATATATTCTGGGGAAAACGTTGAAAGTTACATCAAGCTGTAATAGCCTAAAAGTAGAGGAGATCCCGGACTGTTTGCCCTACCTTtactggtagaatttccttaggcGGGCCCCGTGCCAGGTGTTTGGGACTTCGGTTCCGCCGAGATAGCttagcttgtaggttcctgggCGGAGCACTTCCTTAACCATATAGGGGCCTTCCCAGTTGGGTTGCAGTCTTCCTTGATTGGTTGGGTCCGAGGCCTCGGTGTGCCGGAGTACCAAGTCTCCCGCTTTATACTCTCTGATATTTGCATTCTTCGCGAAGTAGAGCTTTGTCTTTTCTTTGTAGCTTTCCATCCTTTTTACTGCCTTGTCTCTTACTTCGTCTAGGAGCTCCAGGTTGGTCTTGAGTCCTTCGATATTTGAGATCTCGTCGAAGTTGATGACCCTGTGGGAGGGGGACCCGGTTTCGACTGGTATGCGAGCTTTGATGTCGTATGTGAAGGGGGTTTCATTGGTTCCCGTCCTGGGGATGGTTCTGTAGGACCACAGGACTTTCGGAAGCTCATCAGGCCAAGTTTTCTTGGACTCTTCTAGTCTTTTTTCCAGGCCCCGGAGTATGGTTCTGTTAGTTACTTCGACATGTCCATTTCCCCGAGGATGTGCAACCGATGCCCTTTTGTGCTTGATTTCGAGCTCTTTTAAATATGCTTCGAAGTCAGACCCGACGAACTGTGGACCATTGTCGGAGACAAGAATTAccgggatcccgaacctcatgaCGATTGCATCCATAAACTTGATACAATCTTGTTGATTGATTTTCCTCATGGCCTTAGCTTCTGCCCACTTTGTCATGTAATCAATGGCTACCAGGACGTAGCGGAGGTCACCTTTCACTCCGGGAAAGGGGCCCATGATATTTATGCCCCAAACAGTAAATGAGATCGGAGATAATACCGATGCTGGCAGGCTGGGGCTTTTTCTGGGAACGTTGCTGAATTTATGGCACTGGGGGCACTTCTTAACATAGGCGATGCAGTCAGAGTGGACTGTGGGCCAGTAATATCCTTGTCTGATGACTTTATAAGCCAGAGCTTTGGCCGCCAGGTGGTCTCCGCGGATGCCTTCATGAACTTCCCGGAGGCAATAATTTGCCTCATCCGGGTCCACACACTTCAGGGTGGGTGCTGAAAAGGTTCTTCTGTATAACTGACCGTCTTCCAGGAAGAAATTAGCAGCTTTGTGTTTTAAGTATCTGGCCTTGTTCTGGTCTTCCGGGAGCGTCCCGTCCCTTAAGTAAGCTATGTAGGGGGTCATCCAATTGTCTGAGCTCCCGATGCACAGGACCTCCCGATGCACAGGACCTTAGCTCGCTCTGTGCTGGGTGCCTTGAGTTCTTCGAAGTACACTGAACTAGCGAGGTCCGAAGTATTTTGTACGAGCTTGGACCGCTCGTCTGCTTTAGAGTTCTCTTCTCTGTTGATCTGAAGTATGGTGATGTCGGGGGTGGCTTCCAGGATATTCCGCACCATTGTCTGGTATTGTACCAATGTTGGATCTTTCGCAATATATTCTCCACTGGTTTGCTTGATCACAATCTGAGAATCACTGTATACGATCATCTTTGAAATACCAAGAGATTTTGCCAATTTGAGCCCGGAGATGAGTGCCTCATATTCAGCCTGATTGTTCATTGCCTTGAAGGCAAAAGTTATTGCCTGTTGAATGTTGAAGCCCTCCGGGCTGATTAGGATGAGGCCCGCTCCGGACCTTTCGACCGTGGATGATCCGTCCACGTAGAGTTTCCAGCAATCTGTTCCTGGGTTGGCTTCTTCCTGGGCTATCTCGTGGGAAGCGGGTGGTTGCGGCTTTGGGAAGGTGCATTCCATAACGAATTTCGCTAAGGCCTGGGCCTTTATCGCCATCCGTTGTACAAACTTGATGTTAAATTGGCTTAATTCAATGGCCAGTTAACTAGCCTTCCGGAGGCGTCTAGCTTGTGGATGATCTTCCTGAGCTGCTGATCTGTGACCACCCTAATTTCTCGGCCTTGTAAGTATTGCCTCAGCTTCCTGCTGGAATGTACGAGGGTCAAGGCGAATATTTCCAAGTTTGGGTACCGAGTCTCGGCGTCCTTGAGGACTTGGCTGACATAGTAAATGGGGATTTGCATTCCTCCTTCCTCCCGGACTAGGGCCGAAGAGACAGCCTTGGGGCCGGCGGTGATGTAGAGGGATAAAGGCTCGTCGGGCTTGGCTTTTGATAGCACCGGGGGTTCATCAGGTGCCTCTTGATTTTTTCAAAAGCCGTGTGGCATTCTGGGGTCCAATCCACTAACTTCTTGTTTCGGGCGCCTTTTAGTAACTCGAAGAATGGGAGACATCTTTCCGCCAGCTTCAGAATGAACCTGCGTAGGGCCGCCAGGCACCCAGCCAACTTCTGGATGTCCTTCTGAGTGTGAGGTATCTTCATTTCTATTATGGCGTTGATTTTCTCCGGGTTTGCTTCTATTCCTCTTTCGCTGACCAAGAAGCCCAGGAAATTGCCCGAAGgtactccgaaagcacatttctCCGGGTTCAACTTCATGTTGTATCTCATCAGGTTGTCGAAACACTCCTTGAGGTCCTTTATATGATCCGGGACTGTGAGCAACTTGGAAATCATGTCGTTCACATAAGACTCCATGTTCCTCCCCAgttaaattttgaaaattgtgTTCATCATTTTCTGGTAGGTGGCTCCGGCGTTAATGAGCCTGAAGGGCATCATGATGAAGGCATAGACTGCCCTATGAGTGATGAAGGCTGTTTTGGCGATGTCTTCGGGATTCATGCGGACCTGTTTGTATCCTGAAAAGGCGTCCATAAAGCTGAGCATGGTGTGACCCGAAGTTGCGTCGATTAGCTGATCAATGTTTGGGAGGGGATAGGAATCTTTGGGGCATGCAGCGTTGAGGTTCGTGTAGTCGACACatattctccattttccattcgGTTTCTTGACTAGCACCATATTGGCGAGCCAGTCGGGATACTTGATTTTGCAGATGATGTCGGCCCTGAGCAACTTCTATATTTCTTCGTCTATTGGTTGCTGTCGCTCGGGGGCAAAGTTTCTCCTTTTCTGTTTGATTGGTCTTTTCCTCGGGTCTACTTCCAGACTGTGAATTACCACGGACTGGTCGATTCCGGGCATATCTTCTGGTGCCCATGCGAATACATCAGCATATTCCCTTAACAGCAAGATGAGCTCCGCCTGGAAGGATGTCTCTAAGCCTTTTCCAATTTTCAACTTTCGGGTGGGGTTCCCGGGCTCCAACTCTATCTCCACCGTCTGGGCAGCAGGTTCTAACTTGATTTTCTCTTTTATTTCCACAAATTTCTGTATCTGGGCATCGGCGTTGGTTACGATGTATCCCGAATTCTCTATCATGTTGACGTCCAACTTTAGCCTTTTGCTGAGATGTTCGCGATGCTTCTTGCGGCTTTGGCCTTTGGGTAAGGCCATTGCCTTCTTTCTGTTTTCTGGGTCAGTTTCGGCCATGACCAGTGCTTGTCTGTAGCATTTTCCAGATGTGCCCCGGTCCCCTCTGAGTTCTCCGATGCCTCCCGGGGTGGGAAACTTCAACTTCAAATGAATTGTAGACGGGATGGCCCAGAGCTTGGTGATGGTGGGTCTTCCCAGAATCATGTTGTAAGAGGATGCAACACTTATCACGTAGAACTTCATGATATGAGATACTTGCCGGGGTGCGACACCAAAGACCATGGGGAGGTATATTACCCCGCGGATCGGGATTATATTGTTCCCGAATCCATAGAGAGGGTCTTCGAGGCATGGATCCATGCGGAGGTGTCCCAACTTCATCCTATTAAGGGTATGCTCAAAGACAATGTTAGCTGAGGAACCGTTATCAACCAAAATTCTTTGTACCTCGTTGTCGGCAATGTTGAGAGTCACAACCAAGGCTTGGTTGTGTTCGGGATCCAGGACCTCATAATCGACATTAGAGAAATATATGCGTTCATCTTCAGCAGGTTGGATCATCAGGACATCATTGTCCACATCTGGACTCCGGGGTGGGGAGGAGGTTCCTCCGAAGATCATGTTGACCACGTGTTTCCTGCCGCTAGAGGGCTTATCTCTGTCATTGAGTCTTCTTTGTAGGTACTGGTTCATGTTGCCCTTTTTGATTTGGTCTTCAATGAACATTTATAGAAAAAGAAGTTCTCTGTGGTGTGGCTATGATCCTCGTGATACCCGCAATATTTGTCTCGGGCCCTATTTCTGGGGGGTACCAGCAGCGGCTTCGGGGGGTAATAAAAGGGTTTTCCATTGACTTCTCTCAAAATGTCGGCCCGGGGCCGGTTGAGTGGAGTCCATTCGGGCTCCAGTTTTGGCTCCCTTTTGGGCTTGGGCTTCCTTTCAATCTTCTGTGGTCTGGAGTAGTCGTCCCGGGGTGGGGTCCCCCGAGATTGCTGCACATAATTGGTTTGTCTGTCTGTCCTGTGTCTCTTTTCTTTTCTGTAGGTAGAGCGGCGTTCCGGAGACTCATCATCATCCCGGATCCGCCTGTTCATCTTCATCGAGGTGAGGAAGTCATTTTCCTTGATAAACTTCGAAGCCATCGCATAAGTCGAAGCAAGGCTTTAGGGCTCCCTATGGATCAGGTCTTTCACGTAGCCTTCACATGAAACCGGGTGGAGATTCCGCCGGAAAATATTCACGGCTTCCTTCTCCTCCAGGTTGGAGAGCTGGTTGACTGATTCTTGAAACCTTTTGATGAATTCTGGTAGAGTTTCTCTGCTTCTTTGTTGAATGGTTTCCAAGTGGCACATCTGGAGCTCGTTCATGCGGTTCACCCTGAACCTCTTGAGAAATATCTCCTGGAAGTCCTTCCAAGAGTCGATGCTCCGGGAGGAGATTCTGCTAAACCATTTATGTGCCCCTCTCTTTAGTGTTGAAGCAAAGAAACGATATTTGGTGAGGTCATTGTAATCATATATGTTTGAGATCTGTTCAAAGTAGTTGAGATGTTCTTCAGGGTCGGCAAGCCCGTCAAAAGAGTCGAAGTTGAAGTGTTTGAGTGTTGGTTCCCTGGGGTGGATTCTAGCTTTCTGGTGAAGGGCGTGGCCGCCGCCCCGACTTCCACGTCTCCTTCCACTTTTCTTTTGAGATCCCGGAGAGCCCGGGCCATTTGCTCCTGCTTAGATTCTTTCTCTGGTTCTGAATCCGAAGAGACATGAATCCGGCGTGTCTTCTTCTTTAGTTTGGCTTTCTCCTCTTGGACCCTCTTTTCAATGTTAGCTTTCGCATTGCCCTCTTCTTCCTTCCAGATGCGGTCCTGGAGTGTGGCCCTCTTGATCTCGTCTCGGGCGTCCTCTGACGGCCTCTTAGTTCTGCCAATTCGGTCCAAGACTGAGCCCGAGATTCTTCCGAGTGCTCTTCCTGGTCCCCGGGACGGGTTTCAGGAGCCTTGTTCTTTTCCTTCCACAGGTCCATAGCCGCTTGAATCTGCTCCGGGGTCATATTTTCTCAAGGGTTTGTAGAGGTTTCAGCATACTTGTGGGCTGCTTTCTCTATAGTTACCTTCTGGTCCCCGGGCTGGAGCTGAGATGAAGCACGAGTTATGGGGGGTTCTTCTTCTATATCTTCCATCTCGCCGTCCCTGGGCGGGGCAACGGTGGGCTGAATAGTTTCGGAGACCGAAGTTTTACTTTTTCTCGTGGTCATTAGTTTCAGAACATATTATGGGAGATAGTAACAGGGGTGCACCAGGGTGTGTGACTGTTCTAGAGGGAAAAATAAGAAAAGTGAGTTGTGAAGTGAATGAGGGTTTTGTTCTTACCGGAGAGAGGCTTTTCTTGGCTTTTGGAGCTGTGTAATGTAGCTAGAGATGACACCACACCACCGGttcgacccctccttctagcgccaatgataactTTGTTTCTTCCCGGGTCTTCTCCTTTCTCACGTAAGTTAGAGCCCAGCTTCCGTAGCGGTCGGAGTGAGGTTAACCTGCTAGGTAGGGGACtctgcaaaacagaaccggagggggggtTGTTTCCCGCGGTaactccggtgtgagagtaagaaatggggtttcttgaagaagaagaagaagaagagggaagaatGAGCTATTCAAAATATGTGTAATGGTGTGTGTATAGGTGTGTAGCAGTCAAATGTTTTTCAACCTCTAAAACCCTCTTTTTGGGGCCTTTATAGGTCCCAAGATTTAGGGTTTTTGGGGTTTGTACCTATTCATCCTGGCCTTTGATCATTCTTGGTTGGTGATTGATTGGACGGTTCGGATGGACTGTGTGGTCAGGTGTCCTTTCTCCATCAGAGTTGCCTTGGGATCTTTACCTATGGACGGCTGGGATGCAATTGTTCCATTTTGGGTAACATGAGAAAGTTGACTCTTTTGTCCCGTGCCACGTGGCACCGGGGACCACCCCGGCTTGGGCCTGTGGTGTTATCTCTTTGGGCTTCTGTTCCTTTATTTGGGCTTGGTTACTTATGGCTTATTATACGTTATACTTAAATGAAATGGATATCGCTGACACATTTCGTAAGTACAAACCAGAAAGACAAAGTTGAAAATTTTCTTATTAAGTGATATAAATCTCGTATTTATAAGTCATTTAGGTATTTGGTTAAATTTACATATAAGTTGTTTATAagttaattatgtgtttggaaaattataacttataagttataaattttttttttgaaataaaaattaaactGTAAATTACATATTACagaaattaataattttaatatatataaatataaaataaaatagagaaaatttaaaaataaagatAACGACATCGgaataaaactatataatatcCTCTATTTATCTCGACGAAAAGAAACTAAAAGTGTTCGGTTGATTAAAAATTATAAGTTACAGTTAAAACTCGATAAATGAATATCCTTAATACCggaatattttatttattaatcgAGATTAGTCATTTATCACGGTCAAAAATATATTGTCTATATTCTTTTAGGACCGAACAAAGTGTTTGAGTTGTCTTATATACAAATTTTGAAGTTAAAAAGTCAAAATTCTAAAACACTTTAAAatacaaattattaaaaataggTTCATCTATACTATCTTACAATAAAcaaaacattaaaaatttggtagtcggtcggCCGGTACTTGTTGAAATTACTTAACTACCCTTATTAGATATGTTTGGTAATCGGTCGGCCGATACTTACTGAAATTATTTAATTACCTTTATTAAATATTTAGTAAtttctcaaaaatattttttttattaagcTAATTGATAAACAAAACAACGCATAATCCTGCGAAGCCTGCACTCCGCTTTCAGGAAGCGGCCGCCTAATCTCATCAGCATAGTAAAGTATCTGTAAATACTAAACACCCCGGACAAACTCTGTTGCAAACTAAATCGTTAAAGCAAACTGTATACCTCTTTTTTGtattttaaatcaataaaaagattcaaatcatCTCTTTCACATTATAACTTTATAATGTTTCTTTtatatctatatctatactaTCTATAATATACTTACTATATCTATACTATAAGCAAAACATGCTGATTGGTCGATTGTTAACCCCTTCCTAAAAATTTTGTTAATACTTTCCTAAAAATATGTTAACACCTCctaaaataaagtttaaacaaatataatttaatta
This sequence is a window from Apium graveolens cultivar Ventura chromosome 9, ASM990537v1, whole genome shotgun sequence. Protein-coding genes within it:
- the LOC141686276 gene encoding uncharacterized protein LOC141686276, with protein sequence MAIKAQALAKFVMECTFPKPQPPASHEIAQEEANPGTDCWKLYVDGSSTVERSGAGLILISPEGFNIQQAITFAFKAMNNQAEYEALISGLKLAKSLGISKMIVYSDSQIVIKQTSGEYIAKDPTLVQYQTMVRNILEATPDITILQINREENSKADERSKLVQNTSDLASSVYFEELKAPSTERAKVLCIGRSCASGAQTIG